In Cervus elaphus chromosome 29, mCerEla1.1, whole genome shotgun sequence, a single window of DNA contains:
- the DNAJB5 gene encoding dnaJ homolog subfamily B member 5 isoform X1 produces MFKRTVLSCPSPAAPPLQARGAFRSFPHFWGEDFLASLMFKIQLEPLKLRAWTLNGFVKFRNKETSAGPVAVMGKDYYKILGIPSGANEDEIKKAYRKMALKYHPDKNKEPNAEEKFKEIAEAYDVLSDPKKRGLYDQYGEEGLKTGGGSSGGSSGSFHYTFHGDPHATFASFFGGSNPFDIFFASSRSARPFSGFDPDDMDVDEDDDPFGAFGRFGFNGLSRGPRRAPEPLYPRRKVQDPPVVHELRVSLEEIYHGSTKRMKITRRRLNPDGRTVRTEDKILHIVIKRGWKEGTKITFPKEGDATPDNIPADIVFVLKDKPHAHFRRDGTNVLYSALISLKEALCGCTVNIPTIDGRVIPLPCNDVIKPGTVKRLRGEGLPFPKVPTQRGDLIVEFKVRFPDRLTPQTRQILKQHLPCS; encoded by the exons atgTTTAAGCGCACAGTGCTCTCCTGCCCATCCCCAGCAGCACCCCCACTACAGGCCCGAGGAGCTTTCCGGAGCTTCCCACACTTCTGGGGAGAAGACTTCTTAGCCAGCTTGATGTTTAAAATTCAGCTGGAGCCCTTAAAACTTCGAGCGTGGACGCTGAATGGGTTTGTAAAGTTTCG AAACAAGGAGACCAGTGCCGGTCCAGTGGCTGTGATGGGAAAGGATTACTACAAGATTCTTGGGATCCCGTCTGGAGCCAACGAGGATGAGATCAAGAAAGCCTATCGGAAGATGGCCTTGAAGTACCATCCAGATAAGAACAAAGAACCCAACGCTGAGGAGAAGTTTAAGGAGATTGCAGAGGCCTATGATGTGCTGAGTGACCCTAAGAAACGGGGCCTGTATGACCAGTATGGGGAGGAAG GCCTGAAGACTGGCGGCGGTTCCTCAGGTGGCTCCAGCGGCTCCTTTCACTACACCTTCCATGGAGACCCCCACGCCACCTTTGCCTCCTTCTTTGGAGGCTCCAACCCCTTCGATATCTTCTTTGCCAGCAGTCGCTCAGCTCGCCCCTTCAGTGGCTTTGACCCAGATGACATGGATGTGGATGAAGATGATGACCCGTTTGGCGCCTTTGGTCGCTTTGGCTTCAATGGGCTGAGTAGGGGTCCAAGGCGAGCCCCAGAACCACTATACCCTCGGCGCAAGGTTCAGGACCCACCTGTGGTGCATGAGTTGAGGGTGTCCCTGGAGGAAATCTACCATGGCTCCACCAAACGCATGAAGATCACAAGGCGGCGCCTTAACCCTGATGGGCGAACTGTGCGCACCGAGGACAAGATCCTGCATATTGTCATCAAACGTGGTTGGAAGGAAGGCACCAAGATCACCTTCCCCAAAGAGGGCGATGCCACACCTGACAACATCCCTGCCGACATCGTCTTTGTGCTCAAAGACAAGCCCCATGCACACTTCCGCCGAGACGGTACCAACGTGCTCTACAGTGCCCTGATCAGCCTCAAGGAG GCGCTGTGTGGCTGCACCGTGAACATTCCCACCATTGATGGCCGAGTGATCCCTTTGCCCTGCAATGATGTCATCAAGCCAGGCACCGTGAAGAGACTCCGTGGGGAGGGCCTTCCCTTCCCCAAGGTGCCCACCCAGCGGGGAGATCTCATTGTCGAGTTCAAAGTTCGGTTCCCAGATAGATTAACACCACAGACACGGCAGATCCTTAAGCAACACCTACCTTGTTCCTAG
- the DNAJB5 gene encoding dnaJ homolog subfamily B member 5 isoform X2, with translation MFKIQLEPLKLRAWTLNGFVKFRNKETSAGPVAVMGKDYYKILGIPSGANEDEIKKAYRKMALKYHPDKNKEPNAEEKFKEIAEAYDVLSDPKKRGLYDQYGEEGLKTGGGSSGGSSGSFHYTFHGDPHATFASFFGGSNPFDIFFASSRSARPFSGFDPDDMDVDEDDDPFGAFGRFGFNGLSRGPRRAPEPLYPRRKVQDPPVVHELRVSLEEIYHGSTKRMKITRRRLNPDGRTVRTEDKILHIVIKRGWKEGTKITFPKEGDATPDNIPADIVFVLKDKPHAHFRRDGTNVLYSALISLKEALCGCTVNIPTIDGRVIPLPCNDVIKPGTVKRLRGEGLPFPKVPTQRGDLIVEFKVRFPDRLTPQTRQILKQHLPCS, from the exons ATGTTTAAAATTCAGCTGGAGCCCTTAAAACTTCGAGCGTGGACGCTGAATGGGTTTGTAAAGTTTCG AAACAAGGAGACCAGTGCCGGTCCAGTGGCTGTGATGGGAAAGGATTACTACAAGATTCTTGGGATCCCGTCTGGAGCCAACGAGGATGAGATCAAGAAAGCCTATCGGAAGATGGCCTTGAAGTACCATCCAGATAAGAACAAAGAACCCAACGCTGAGGAGAAGTTTAAGGAGATTGCAGAGGCCTATGATGTGCTGAGTGACCCTAAGAAACGGGGCCTGTATGACCAGTATGGGGAGGAAG GCCTGAAGACTGGCGGCGGTTCCTCAGGTGGCTCCAGCGGCTCCTTTCACTACACCTTCCATGGAGACCCCCACGCCACCTTTGCCTCCTTCTTTGGAGGCTCCAACCCCTTCGATATCTTCTTTGCCAGCAGTCGCTCAGCTCGCCCCTTCAGTGGCTTTGACCCAGATGACATGGATGTGGATGAAGATGATGACCCGTTTGGCGCCTTTGGTCGCTTTGGCTTCAATGGGCTGAGTAGGGGTCCAAGGCGAGCCCCAGAACCACTATACCCTCGGCGCAAGGTTCAGGACCCACCTGTGGTGCATGAGTTGAGGGTGTCCCTGGAGGAAATCTACCATGGCTCCACCAAACGCATGAAGATCACAAGGCGGCGCCTTAACCCTGATGGGCGAACTGTGCGCACCGAGGACAAGATCCTGCATATTGTCATCAAACGTGGTTGGAAGGAAGGCACCAAGATCACCTTCCCCAAAGAGGGCGATGCCACACCTGACAACATCCCTGCCGACATCGTCTTTGTGCTCAAAGACAAGCCCCATGCACACTTCCGCCGAGACGGTACCAACGTGCTCTACAGTGCCCTGATCAGCCTCAAGGAG GCGCTGTGTGGCTGCACCGTGAACATTCCCACCATTGATGGCCGAGTGATCCCTTTGCCCTGCAATGATGTCATCAAGCCAGGCACCGTGAAGAGACTCCGTGGGGAGGGCCTTCCCTTCCCCAAGGTGCCCACCCAGCGGGGAGATCTCATTGTCGAGTTCAAAGTTCGGTTCCCAGATAGATTAACACCACAGACACGGCAGATCCTTAAGCAACACCTACCTTGTTCCTAG